From Dasypus novemcinctus isolate mDasNov1 chromosome 8, mDasNov1.1.hap2, whole genome shotgun sequence, the proteins below share one genomic window:
- the LOC101421612 gene encoding zinc finger protein 782-like isoform X2: MASLSFRDVAVEFTQEEWQHLGPAQRTLYRDVMLENYSHLISVGHCFSKPELILALEQEDPWLLEEGFLNRSCTEDCQHEELLEKSSENQSKQFWQVLFSNKILTAEQENISGTQCYMGINIFPSKTVPFSCSAGGPIYLGISSLDPHYQYSKEKADKLNACEKWLLLTNDSKTNIGQKDFHYNKIVKVLHEKKEVIQDQTIHTLGQALEYTECGKAFLKKAALVTSNSAHTKKKSYKFSNLGENLCDESVLTVSQKIHKENSSHCGINEHNCNENGKDFSSFTQLPTTDLGEKTFSPKSHFTENQGIRLLVKPFDYRKDFGPNSHLGQPQKSHTWEKTYECGKALSKKSCLKKYQRTHTREKPFKCNECEKSFNYNSVLIAHQRTHTGEKLFECNEYEKSYNHISSLWNHQSIHIEEKYNSDECWKTFKLKSGLKKDDRTHIWEKPYKCHQCGKGFSEKSQLRGHHRIHTGEKPFKCSMCGKAFSHNSNLKEHQRTHTGEKPYKCDECGKSFRHKSTLRGHQRSHTGEKPFVCSECAKAFTQKSVLRRHQRIHTGEKPYQCDGCEKAFSTKSGLRIHQKIHTGEKPFQCNECGESFDYKSVLIIHQRTHKGERPFECHVCGRAFDYKSTLTIHQATHTGEKPFKCNECAKSFSHVSGLKKHQITHTGERPFKCDECGKGFTLKSGLIKHHRIHTGEKPYECNQCAKAFSQKSQLRGHLRTHTGEKPYACNECGKAFSEKSVLRRHQRIHTGEKPYSCTQCRESFSQLSSLRVHQRSHTGEKPFECSECGKFFDYKSNLKIHQRTHTGEKPFVCNECEKSFSQISVLRNHQRTHTGERPYKCEECGKAFKVMSGLRRHHRTHK, translated from the exons GCCACTGCTTTTCAAAACCAGAACTGATACTTGCATTGGAACAAGAAGACCCATGGTTGTTAGAGGAAGGATTTCTAAACAGAAGCTGCACAG AAGACTGCCAACATGAGGAACTCTTAGAAAAGAGCTCAGAAAATCAAAGCAAACAATTTTGGCAAGTTTTATTCTCCAACAAAATATTGACTGCAGAGCAAGAGAACATCTCAGGAACACAATGTTATATGGGCATAAACATTTTTCCTTCAAAAACAGTGCCCTTTTCCTGTAGTGCTGGAGGACCTATTTATCTTGGTATAAGCTCATTGGACCCACATTATCAATATTCCAAAGAGAAAGCTGATAAGTTAAATGCCTGTGAGAAATGGCTCCTCCTTACTAATGACAGCAAAACTAATATTGGGCAGAaagattttcattacaataaaatTGTTAAAGTCCTCCATGAGAAGAAAGAAGTTATTCAGGATCAGACAATTCATACTTTGGGACAAGCTTTGGAATATACTGAATGTGGAAAAGCTTTCCTGAAGAAGGCTGCCCTTGTTACATCTAATagtgcacacacaaaaaagaaatcatataaaTTCAGTAATTTGGGGGAAAACCTGTGTGATGAATCTGTTCTTACTGTATCTCAGAAGATTCATAAAGAGAATAGCAGTCATTGTGGAATAAATGAACATAATTGTAATGAAAATGGAAAGGATTTCAGTAGCTTCACTCAACTTCCAACAACTGACCTAGGAGAGAAAACTTTTAGCCCTAAATCCCACTTTACAGAAAATCAGGGAATTCGTTTATTGGTAAAACCCTTTGATTACAGAAAAGATTTTGGCCCTAATTCACATTTAGGTCAGCCTCAGAAAAGTCACACATGGGAAAAAACTTATGAGTGTGGGAAAGCTTTGAGTAAGAAATCATGCCTAAAGAAATATCAGAGAACTCACACAAGAGAGAAACCctttaaatgcaatgaatgtgagaAATCTTTCAACTATAATTCGGTCCTCATAgcacatcagagaactcacacgGGGGAGAAACTCTTTGAATGTAATGAATATGAGAAATCTTACAACCATATTTCAAGCCTATGGAATCATCAGAGCATTCACATAGAGGAAAAATATAACAGTGATGAATGTTGGAAAACTTTCAAACTGAAGTCAGGTCTTAAAAAGGATGATAGAACTCATATATGGGAGAAACCATATAAATGTCATCAGTGCGGAAAAGGTTTCAGTGAGAAATCACAACTCAGAGGACATCATAGAATTCACACAGGGGAGAAACCCTTTAAATGTAGTATGtgtggaaaagctttcagccATAATTCAAATCTCAAAgaacatcagagaactcacactggggagaaaccaTATAAATGTGATGAATGTGGAAAATCTTTCAGGCATAAATCAACTCTCAGAGGACATCAGAGAagtcacacaggagagaaaccctttGTGTGTAGTGAATGTGCAAAAGCTTTCACTCAAAAGTCAGTCCTAAGGagacatcagagaattcatacggGAGAGAAGCCTTATCAATGTGATGGATGTGAGAAGGCCTTCAGTACAAAGTCAGGTCTAAGAATACATCAGAAAATTCACACAGGGGAGAAGCCCTTTCAGTGCAATGAATGTGGGGAATCTTTTGATTATAAGTCTGTCTTGATAatacatcagagaactcacaaaGGGGAGAGACCATTTGAATGCCATGTATGTGGGAGAGCTTTTGACTATAAGTCAACCCTCACAATACATCAGGCAACTCATACCGGGGAGAAACCctttaaatgtaatgaatgtgcaaAATCTTTCAGCCATGTTTCAGGGCTAAAGAAACATCAAATAACTCACACAGGGGAAAGACCATTCAAATGTGATGAATGTGGAAAAGGTTTCACACTGAAGTCAGGCTTAATAAAGCATCACAGAATTCACACAGGGGAGAAACCCTACGAATGTAATCAGTGTGCAAAAGCTTTTAGTCAGAAATCACAATTGAGAGGACATCTGAGAAcccacacaggagagaaaccctatgcatgtaatgaatgtggaaaagctttcagtgaGAAGTCAGTTCTAAGAagacatcagagaattcacacaggagagaaaccatatAGTTGTACTCAGTGTAGAGAATCTTTCAGCCAACTATCAAGTCTCAGAGTACACCAGAGATCTCACACAGGGGAGAAGCCCTTtgaatgcagtgaatgtgggaaATTTTTTGACTACAAGTCAAACCTCAAAatacatcagagaactcacacaggGGAGAAGCCATTTGTGTGTAATGAATGTGAGAAGTCTTTCAGTCAAATTTCAGTCCTCAGGAatcatcagagaactcacacaggGGAAAGACCATATAAATGTGAGGAATGTGGGAAGGCTTTCAAAGTGATGTCAGGTCTAAGAAGGCACCATAGAACACACAAGTGA
- the LOC101421612 gene encoding zinc finger protein 782-like isoform X3: protein MLENYSHLISVGHCFSKPELILALEQEDPWLLEEGFLNRSCTEDCQHEELLEKSSENQSKQFWQVLFSNKILTAEQENISGTQCYMGINIFPSKTVPFSCSAGGPIYLGISSLDPHYQYSKEKADKLNACEKWLLLTNDSKTNIGQKDFHYNKIVKVLHEKKEVIQDQTIHTLGQALEYTECGKAFLKKAALVTSNSAHTKKKSYKFSNLGENLCDESVLTVSQKIHKENSSHCGINEHNCNENGKDFSSFTQLPTTDLGEKTFSPKSHFTENQGIRLLVKPFDYRKDFGPNSHLGQPQKSHTWEKTYECGKALSKKSCLKKYQRTHTREKPFKCNECEKSFNYNSVLIAHQRTHTGEKLFECNEYEKSYNHISSLWNHQSIHIEEKYNSDECWKTFKLKSGLKKDDRTHIWEKPYKCHQCGKGFSEKSQLRGHHRIHTGEKPFKCSMCGKAFSHNSNLKEHQRTHTGEKPYKCDECGKSFRHKSTLRGHQRSHTGEKPFVCSECAKAFTQKSVLRRHQRIHTGEKPYQCDGCEKAFSTKSGLRIHQKIHTGEKPFQCNECGESFDYKSVLIIHQRTHKGERPFECHVCGRAFDYKSTLTIHQATHTGEKPFKCNECAKSFSHVSGLKKHQITHTGERPFKCDECGKGFTLKSGLIKHHRIHTGEKPYECNQCAKAFSQKSQLRGHLRTHTGEKPYACNECGKAFSEKSVLRRHQRIHTGEKPYSCTQCRESFSQLSSLRVHQRSHTGEKPFECSECGKFFDYKSNLKIHQRTHTGEKPFVCNECEKSFSQISVLRNHQRTHTGERPYKCEECGKAFKVMSGLRRHHRTHK from the exons GCCACTGCTTTTCAAAACCAGAACTGATACTTGCATTGGAACAAGAAGACCCATGGTTGTTAGAGGAAGGATTTCTAAACAGAAGCTGCACAG AAGACTGCCAACATGAGGAACTCTTAGAAAAGAGCTCAGAAAATCAAAGCAAACAATTTTGGCAAGTTTTATTCTCCAACAAAATATTGACTGCAGAGCAAGAGAACATCTCAGGAACACAATGTTATATGGGCATAAACATTTTTCCTTCAAAAACAGTGCCCTTTTCCTGTAGTGCTGGAGGACCTATTTATCTTGGTATAAGCTCATTGGACCCACATTATCAATATTCCAAAGAGAAAGCTGATAAGTTAAATGCCTGTGAGAAATGGCTCCTCCTTACTAATGACAGCAAAACTAATATTGGGCAGAaagattttcattacaataaaatTGTTAAAGTCCTCCATGAGAAGAAAGAAGTTATTCAGGATCAGACAATTCATACTTTGGGACAAGCTTTGGAATATACTGAATGTGGAAAAGCTTTCCTGAAGAAGGCTGCCCTTGTTACATCTAATagtgcacacacaaaaaagaaatcatataaaTTCAGTAATTTGGGGGAAAACCTGTGTGATGAATCTGTTCTTACTGTATCTCAGAAGATTCATAAAGAGAATAGCAGTCATTGTGGAATAAATGAACATAATTGTAATGAAAATGGAAAGGATTTCAGTAGCTTCACTCAACTTCCAACAACTGACCTAGGAGAGAAAACTTTTAGCCCTAAATCCCACTTTACAGAAAATCAGGGAATTCGTTTATTGGTAAAACCCTTTGATTACAGAAAAGATTTTGGCCCTAATTCACATTTAGGTCAGCCTCAGAAAAGTCACACATGGGAAAAAACTTATGAGTGTGGGAAAGCTTTGAGTAAGAAATCATGCCTAAAGAAATATCAGAGAACTCACACAAGAGAGAAACCctttaaatgcaatgaatgtgagaAATCTTTCAACTATAATTCGGTCCTCATAgcacatcagagaactcacacgGGGGAGAAACTCTTTGAATGTAATGAATATGAGAAATCTTACAACCATATTTCAAGCCTATGGAATCATCAGAGCATTCACATAGAGGAAAAATATAACAGTGATGAATGTTGGAAAACTTTCAAACTGAAGTCAGGTCTTAAAAAGGATGATAGAACTCATATATGGGAGAAACCATATAAATGTCATCAGTGCGGAAAAGGTTTCAGTGAGAAATCACAACTCAGAGGACATCATAGAATTCACACAGGGGAGAAACCCTTTAAATGTAGTATGtgtggaaaagctttcagccATAATTCAAATCTCAAAgaacatcagagaactcacactggggagaaaccaTATAAATGTGATGAATGTGGAAAATCTTTCAGGCATAAATCAACTCTCAGAGGACATCAGAGAagtcacacaggagagaaaccctttGTGTGTAGTGAATGTGCAAAAGCTTTCACTCAAAAGTCAGTCCTAAGGagacatcagagaattcatacggGAGAGAAGCCTTATCAATGTGATGGATGTGAGAAGGCCTTCAGTACAAAGTCAGGTCTAAGAATACATCAGAAAATTCACACAGGGGAGAAGCCCTTTCAGTGCAATGAATGTGGGGAATCTTTTGATTATAAGTCTGTCTTGATAatacatcagagaactcacaaaGGGGAGAGACCATTTGAATGCCATGTATGTGGGAGAGCTTTTGACTATAAGTCAACCCTCACAATACATCAGGCAACTCATACCGGGGAGAAACCctttaaatgtaatgaatgtgcaaAATCTTTCAGCCATGTTTCAGGGCTAAAGAAACATCAAATAACTCACACAGGGGAAAGACCATTCAAATGTGATGAATGTGGAAAAGGTTTCACACTGAAGTCAGGCTTAATAAAGCATCACAGAATTCACACAGGGGAGAAACCCTACGAATGTAATCAGTGTGCAAAAGCTTTTAGTCAGAAATCACAATTGAGAGGACATCTGAGAAcccacacaggagagaaaccctatgcatgtaatgaatgtggaaaagctttcagtgaGAAGTCAGTTCTAAGAagacatcagagaattcacacaggagagaaaccatatAGTTGTACTCAGTGTAGAGAATCTTTCAGCCAACTATCAAGTCTCAGAGTACACCAGAGATCTCACACAGGGGAGAAGCCCTTtgaatgcagtgaatgtgggaaATTTTTTGACTACAAGTCAAACCTCAAAatacatcagagaactcacacaggGGAGAAGCCATTTGTGTGTAATGAATGTGAGAAGTCTTTCAGTCAAATTTCAGTCCTCAGGAatcatcagagaactcacacaggGGAAAGACCATATAAATGTGAGGAATGTGGGAAGGCTTTCAAAGTGATGTCAGGTCTAAGAAGGCACCATAGAACACACAAGTGA
- the LOC101421612 gene encoding zinc finger protein 782-like isoform X1, translating into MKKSQASLSFRDVAVEFTQEEWQHLGPAQRTLYRDVMLENYSHLISVGHCFSKPELILALEQEDPWLLEEGFLNRSCTEDCQHEELLEKSSENQSKQFWQVLFSNKILTAEQENISGTQCYMGINIFPSKTVPFSCSAGGPIYLGISSLDPHYQYSKEKADKLNACEKWLLLTNDSKTNIGQKDFHYNKIVKVLHEKKEVIQDQTIHTLGQALEYTECGKAFLKKAALVTSNSAHTKKKSYKFSNLGENLCDESVLTVSQKIHKENSSHCGINEHNCNENGKDFSSFTQLPTTDLGEKTFSPKSHFTENQGIRLLVKPFDYRKDFGPNSHLGQPQKSHTWEKTYECGKALSKKSCLKKYQRTHTREKPFKCNECEKSFNYNSVLIAHQRTHTGEKLFECNEYEKSYNHISSLWNHQSIHIEEKYNSDECWKTFKLKSGLKKDDRTHIWEKPYKCHQCGKGFSEKSQLRGHHRIHTGEKPFKCSMCGKAFSHNSNLKEHQRTHTGEKPYKCDECGKSFRHKSTLRGHQRSHTGEKPFVCSECAKAFTQKSVLRRHQRIHTGEKPYQCDGCEKAFSTKSGLRIHQKIHTGEKPFQCNECGESFDYKSVLIIHQRTHKGERPFECHVCGRAFDYKSTLTIHQATHTGEKPFKCNECAKSFSHVSGLKKHQITHTGERPFKCDECGKGFTLKSGLIKHHRIHTGEKPYECNQCAKAFSQKSQLRGHLRTHTGEKPYACNECGKAFSEKSVLRRHQRIHTGEKPYSCTQCRESFSQLSSLRVHQRSHTGEKPFECSECGKFFDYKSNLKIHQRTHTGEKPFVCNECEKSFSQISVLRNHQRTHTGERPYKCEECGKAFKVMSGLRRHHRTHK; encoded by the exons GCCACTGCTTTTCAAAACCAGAACTGATACTTGCATTGGAACAAGAAGACCCATGGTTGTTAGAGGAAGGATTTCTAAACAGAAGCTGCACAG AAGACTGCCAACATGAGGAACTCTTAGAAAAGAGCTCAGAAAATCAAAGCAAACAATTTTGGCAAGTTTTATTCTCCAACAAAATATTGACTGCAGAGCAAGAGAACATCTCAGGAACACAATGTTATATGGGCATAAACATTTTTCCTTCAAAAACAGTGCCCTTTTCCTGTAGTGCTGGAGGACCTATTTATCTTGGTATAAGCTCATTGGACCCACATTATCAATATTCCAAAGAGAAAGCTGATAAGTTAAATGCCTGTGAGAAATGGCTCCTCCTTACTAATGACAGCAAAACTAATATTGGGCAGAaagattttcattacaataaaatTGTTAAAGTCCTCCATGAGAAGAAAGAAGTTATTCAGGATCAGACAATTCATACTTTGGGACAAGCTTTGGAATATACTGAATGTGGAAAAGCTTTCCTGAAGAAGGCTGCCCTTGTTACATCTAATagtgcacacacaaaaaagaaatcatataaaTTCAGTAATTTGGGGGAAAACCTGTGTGATGAATCTGTTCTTACTGTATCTCAGAAGATTCATAAAGAGAATAGCAGTCATTGTGGAATAAATGAACATAATTGTAATGAAAATGGAAAGGATTTCAGTAGCTTCACTCAACTTCCAACAACTGACCTAGGAGAGAAAACTTTTAGCCCTAAATCCCACTTTACAGAAAATCAGGGAATTCGTTTATTGGTAAAACCCTTTGATTACAGAAAAGATTTTGGCCCTAATTCACATTTAGGTCAGCCTCAGAAAAGTCACACATGGGAAAAAACTTATGAGTGTGGGAAAGCTTTGAGTAAGAAATCATGCCTAAAGAAATATCAGAGAACTCACACAAGAGAGAAACCctttaaatgcaatgaatgtgagaAATCTTTCAACTATAATTCGGTCCTCATAgcacatcagagaactcacacgGGGGAGAAACTCTTTGAATGTAATGAATATGAGAAATCTTACAACCATATTTCAAGCCTATGGAATCATCAGAGCATTCACATAGAGGAAAAATATAACAGTGATGAATGTTGGAAAACTTTCAAACTGAAGTCAGGTCTTAAAAAGGATGATAGAACTCATATATGGGAGAAACCATATAAATGTCATCAGTGCGGAAAAGGTTTCAGTGAGAAATCACAACTCAGAGGACATCATAGAATTCACACAGGGGAGAAACCCTTTAAATGTAGTATGtgtggaaaagctttcagccATAATTCAAATCTCAAAgaacatcagagaactcacactggggagaaaccaTATAAATGTGATGAATGTGGAAAATCTTTCAGGCATAAATCAACTCTCAGAGGACATCAGAGAagtcacacaggagagaaaccctttGTGTGTAGTGAATGTGCAAAAGCTTTCACTCAAAAGTCAGTCCTAAGGagacatcagagaattcatacggGAGAGAAGCCTTATCAATGTGATGGATGTGAGAAGGCCTTCAGTACAAAGTCAGGTCTAAGAATACATCAGAAAATTCACACAGGGGAGAAGCCCTTTCAGTGCAATGAATGTGGGGAATCTTTTGATTATAAGTCTGTCTTGATAatacatcagagaactcacaaaGGGGAGAGACCATTTGAATGCCATGTATGTGGGAGAGCTTTTGACTATAAGTCAACCCTCACAATACATCAGGCAACTCATACCGGGGAGAAACCctttaaatgtaatgaatgtgcaaAATCTTTCAGCCATGTTTCAGGGCTAAAGAAACATCAAATAACTCACACAGGGGAAAGACCATTCAAATGTGATGAATGTGGAAAAGGTTTCACACTGAAGTCAGGCTTAATAAAGCATCACAGAATTCACACAGGGGAGAAACCCTACGAATGTAATCAGTGTGCAAAAGCTTTTAGTCAGAAATCACAATTGAGAGGACATCTGAGAAcccacacaggagagaaaccctatgcatgtaatgaatgtggaaaagctttcagtgaGAAGTCAGTTCTAAGAagacatcagagaattcacacaggagagaaaccatatAGTTGTACTCAGTGTAGAGAATCTTTCAGCCAACTATCAAGTCTCAGAGTACACCAGAGATCTCACACAGGGGAGAAGCCCTTtgaatgcagtgaatgtgggaaATTTTTTGACTACAAGTCAAACCTCAAAatacatcagagaactcacacaggGGAGAAGCCATTTGTGTGTAATGAATGTGAGAAGTCTTTCAGTCAAATTTCAGTCCTCAGGAatcatcagagaactcacacaggGGAAAGACCATATAAATGTGAGGAATGTGGGAAGGCTTTCAAAGTGATGTCAGGTCTAAGAAGGCACCATAGAACACACAAGTGA